GAGACAGGTCAAAAGGCAGAAATAGAGCTACCCTGAGGGTGTGGGTGAGTCATTGCACCAGGGCTTAGGAACAAGGCTGTGGCCTGCGGAGAGGGAGAAGCCTAGATTGCCACCTAGAGGACAGGTAAGGAACTGAATATGTGGGGAGGGGTgcgctgggggaggggctttctGTTGGCAGCTTTTGCTTCAGCACTGACCACTGTGGGGCACAGGAGGCACTGAAGCAGGGAGACCCCTCTGGGAGGTGGTACCTCAGTTAAGTGGAGCATATTCTGGGCAAAAGACATGGCCCTGGCAAAGATCATAAAGTGTAGGGGCAGTCTGTTGTCCAGAGGAGAAGGAACCTGTAGGGTGTCATCCTGGTGACTGACAAGGAGTGGCTTGAGATGGATCCCTGGGTTTAGGCCAAAGCCAAACTGCAGTCTTCCAGGCCAGAAAAAACACTTAAGATGTTTTTCAAGTGTGACAGGAAGTCTTTGAGAAGCGTTAGAAGTTGATGTTTAAAATGTCACTGTGAGGAGCtccagagatggcttagtagctaagagtgtgtactgctcttgcagaggacccgagtttatttctcagaacccatgtaaagtgGATCACAGCCaccatcactccagctccagaggatctgatgcctctgagcTCTGCAGGCAcggaatacacatacacacacaaacacatacatgtaattgaaaataaaaataaatctaggtGCAGGAGAGATGGcacaacagttaagagcacttgttgctcttgcaagaggacctgggttcaattcctgggacccacatggcggctcacaaccatctgtaatgagatctggcgccctcttctggcctgcaggcagaacactgtatacataataagtaaatcttttctttctttttttttttttaaagaaagtcctAGAATGTCCCTGAGCTGATGTCCCCTCTCGCACTACAGGCCTGGGCATGTGTTTCAGCTTCCAGTCAAGCATCACAGTGCTGGGCTTGTATTTCATCCGCCGTCGGCCACTAGCCAATGcactggcctccatgggcatctctATAGGCATCACTCTCTGGCCACTGCTGGCCCGATATCTTCTGGAAACCCTAGGCTGGAGAGGCGCCTTCCTCATCTTCGGTGGCATCTTTCTCCACTGTTGTGTATGTGGAGCCATCCTGAGGCCTGTTGCCACCAACGTGGTCCCTGAGCCCAAAGAAGATCCCCCTCTACCTCTCAAGACACCTACACGCAGCTGCCTGGCAACATGCGTCTCAACCATCCAGTACCACCTGGCCTTTGACATCCTTCGGCACAATAtggccttctgcatatatgtaGCAGGTGTGACGTGGATGATCCTGGGTTTCCCACTGCCGCATATCTTCCTGGTGCCATACGCTATGCACCATGGGGTGGATGAGTATCGGGCAGCCATGCTCATGTCAGTAGTCGGCTTCTGCAACATCTTCCTACGGCCGGTGGCAGGGCTGCTGGTAGGCAGGAAGAGCTTGGCTGCCTACCGAAAGTATCTGTTTACCACCGCGATCCTTGTTAATGGGCTCACCAATTTAATATGCACAGTGTCAGCAGACTTCTCGGTGCTCCTGAGTTATTGCCTGGTGTACAGCCTGTCCATGTGTGGCATTGGGATCCTCATCTTCCAGGTCCTCATGGACATCGTCCCGATGGATCGATTCCCCAGTGCCCTGGGCATCCTCACTGTCCTATGTGGTGTGTCTTCTCTCATCTCTCCACCACTGGCTGGTGAGAGCCTGGGAGGGAGGGCAGTCAGGCATACCCAGGTGGAGCCTGTATGGGTAGGGCATAGGGGGTAAGGCAAAGGACAACATCTGGACAGATTTAAGCTCAGTCTACCATTGTCACACGGGACTTAGAATCTGTGatcctccccttccccagcagCTCAGGGACCACACTATAGTGTATTATCTATCTGACAATCAAGGTATGAAAATATAGGCTTGGACAGACATGgtaatacatgcctgtaatcccaccagctgggaaatggaggcaggaagatcaagagttcaaggccatccttggctatatagcaagttagAGGCCTATCTCAGTCTCCTtatcagagaaaagagaaacagagagggttaaagagcacttgttgctcttacagaggacccaggttcattgccagcacccacatggaggctcacaactgttcacaactccagttccagggaatgcaGTGTGCCCTTTTTAGGTTTCTATAGTACACttacatacattcaggtaaaacactcagatacatacaataaatgaatctttttttaagggtgggaggggctggggagatggtgcagtagttcagagcacttgctgctgctcttgcagaggacctgggttcagttcccagcacccacaagctgcctcacagccatctgtaattccagttttagatgatccaatgcccccttctggcttctgtgagtactgtacacatgtggcattttacacacacacacacacacacacacacacacacacacacacacgaagacaaaatactcatacacttaagtaaaaaaattttttttgttttttttgagacagggtctctctgtgtagctttgcacctttcctggaactcacttggtagcccaggctggcctcgaactcacagagatccgcctggctctgcctcccgagtgctgggattaaaggtgtgcgccaccactgcccggcataagtaaaatatttttgagggtagagggaaggagagaaggagagaaagggtcTGCACTCTAGGTCTATGTGAATCTGTCATCTCCCCTCCTGGTCCTTGCTCTTATCAGTAAATCACTGTGATAAGAGGAATGACTTTGTCCTAGGATcccaaggaaggaagcaaaggacAAACCCGTGATAAGAGCTGTACCTGTGTTCACTGTAGCTGACCACCTGGCTCTCCTACCTGTGAGTCCCAGGTAAATCACTTTTCTTCTTTGAGCTGTAGTGGCAGCTATAACGCGCAGAAGAGAGCATGCGCCATTACCATCCACCCAGAGCAGTCAGAGTGCACCAGGTCAAAACCTCACTCTTGGGCCTCACCTTCAAGAATGGAAGCAAAGGGACACGAGGGGACAGGGGCTTGGAGAAAAACAAGTGGAATTTGTAAGGAGAGACCCACTGGGGAAGGCTACCGCACAGCTGAGAGACGGACCTTCAGGGCGGTGGGAGGAGGCTGGTCCCGGGGGTCGTCAACACGAGTGCTGTGGCAGTTAGTGTGGTGCTGTGGTGATCAGACCCTGAAGCTCAGCTCAGCGAGCTGTTCTTCTTGTTctgtcttgttttgagacagggtttctctgtgtggccttggctatcctagaactcatgctg
Above is a window of Onychomys torridus chromosome 8, mOncTor1.1, whole genome shotgun sequence DNA encoding:
- the Slc16a5 gene encoding monocarboxylate transporter 6 isoform X1; the protein is MSQALEQADGRWAWAVLLASLVNQALTLGFPSCIGVFFTDLQRDFQATNSETSWFPSLMGAMIHGGGPLCSILIKRFGCRVTTILGGMLSSLGMVASSFSGSLSQVFLTAGLITGLGMCFSFQSSITVLGLYFIRRRPLANALASMGISIGITLWPLLARYLLETLGWRGAFLIFGGIFLHCCVCGAILRPVATNVVPEPKEDPPLPLKTPTRSCLATCVSTIQYHLAFDILRHNMAFCIYVAGVTWMILGFPLPHIFLVPYAMHHGVDEYRAAMLMSVVGFCNIFLRPVAGLLVGRKSLAAYRKYLFTTAILVNGLTNLICTVSADFSVLLSYCLVYSLSMCGIGILIFQVLMDIVPMDRFPSALGILTVLCGVSSLISPPLAGLLLDITNNFSYIFSASSFLLISASIFIGVGFYAAEKQQLKQKGPAKVEDTISEITPMQGLTSEDKDGAKKQLCPENMYVTTV